Part of the Mauremys mutica isolate MM-2020 ecotype Southern chromosome 1, ASM2049712v1, whole genome shotgun sequence genome is shown below.
aacttttcattttaataaaatattgcaAACCAAACTTTCATGAGGAGCAGTGAAAACTTTACTGCTTATTGGCTTTCACTTTAGAAAGTATTTCAGAAGttctccacatcctttttgaAATGGGTTGTGCTAATAACTCTTTGTGCAGGGAACAGCTGTATGATAGTATCCCTTGGTAACTGACCAGAAGCTGTTTCTAACACTTACATTCAGGGTCATGCACACAATTCCTCACAAATACCACTGCCAGTTTTTTCAAACAGTTATGAGAGATTAGAACCGCTGGTCTTTGTTTCAGTAGTATTAAGAGATGAGGTGCAGGAAAGAGGAGTGTTATATTAGCTGTAAGTAATTTACACCCATCATCTCTTACATGAGCATGGCTGAAGTAATTTGGGCACACAAGTGGATATTAGTGCAAACGTAGTGTTTGCATGTTCACCCATTTGTGATGCCAATCCCTCCCCCGCACAGCTGAAGTAACTATCTGAGTTAGCTTGTAACTTGCCAAGTATCTATCAACCCTTGCATGGGGAGAGATGCAGGTCCAGTGAGATAGATCGAATGATCAGGATTCCGTTAACATTAGCcaggcaaagcacttcagcttccCTTGGAGGGATTCTTGGTGGTCAGAGTGTATCACCGGGAGCATATGGTAAGGGAAAGTTAATACAACCCAGTTCTGACTGAATTTACACATGTAAATCTGGAGCAATCCTGTCTAAGTCATTATTATTGAATTAAGAACCTGGCACTAAGAATTTATCCCACATGCTGGAAAGAGACAGTGGAATAATTTGAAGTCTCAGGAGTGGAGAAAATAACAAGTATATATATGAGGCAATGAAACACGTTTATAAATAGCTTCAGTGAAGAGCAGATAAATACAATGACCAGCTTCACCATGCACTTGCCATGTGTTTATTGACATCATGATACAATGGGCAATGGGGCCAAGAGCTTCTCAGGATTGAAATAGGGATGGGATGTTTAAATGGGTAATCAGGAAATGCAATTACAgtactgagaattttttttttaaagtcttgtaAGGGCTCTAAATCTTCCTGATTTACACGACAAAATATGTCTAACTAGTTGGTGTCAAgaggaaactttccctgggatCAGGGTATCTCTTAGTTCCCTATTTAAGGGCTTCCTCCATCTTCCTTTGCAGCATCTTGAGCTGgccacaggatactgggctagacagactgtatgtctgatccagtctggcaatgccTATCTTCCTATTGGTGGTATAAATCCAAGACAATGTTTTTGCTGATTTTCCCTGAGATCCTGGGAATCTCTAGATTTGTACTCACAGCAGAAAGATGTCTCGCTAAATATCATctagtctcctgttctttttactttcaggaaggaaagttcaAAAGTTCCCGGACCTGCCCAGTATATTATGTCAActgtcaatgacaccaaattcaACTCTGTAGTGTTCCTTCTCACCGGGATACCTGGTCTGGAAGACGTCCATGTCTGGATTTCTATCCCCTTCTGCTTAATGTATGTTATTTCAATAGTAGGAAActcagtcattctgttcattataaaaacagatccaagcctccatgagcccatgtacattttcctttccatgttggccatcACAGACCTTGGCTTATCAATAGCTACCATGCCAACGATACTGGGCATATACTTGTTTCACTCTGGGAGAATCAGCCTCAATGCCTGTTTTGCCCAGATATTCTTCATCCACTCGCTTTCAAAAACTGAATCCTCCGTCCTCttgttgatggcctttgaccgcttcATCGCGATCTGTAATCCACTGAGATATTCTTCCATCTTAACCCCGCCAAGGATAGCCAAGATGGGACTAGTTGCTGTGCTAAGACCAGTGGCCATGATACTCCCACTCCCCATACTCCTGAAACGGTTCAGATACTGTCGAGacaatgtcctctcccattcctactgcctgcaccaggaCGTCATGAAGGCAGCTTGTTCAGACATCTCAGTGAACAGCATCTATGGCTTGTTTCTTACATTCTTCACGGTAGGGTTGGACTCGCTGCTCATATTTctctcttatgtgatgatccTCAAAACAGTGTTGAATGTTGCATCCAACACAGAGTGCCTGagggccctgaacacctgcgtctcccacctctgcgcTGTTGTGCTCTTCTACATATCAGACATTGGCCTGGCTTTCATACACAGATTTGGAAATAGCTCTACTCAGTTGCTTCAGATAATCCTGGGGTACGTCTACCTGCTGGTCCCGCCCCTGATGAACCCAATTGTGTACAGTGTaaaaagcaaacaccttcgtgAGAGGATAATCAGGGTGTTTGTCAAGTGAAGGGTCAGTTCATTACCTGGCTCCAGTGCTGTTGACATGGGAGAGGAACAACACGAGCGATGGCCATGACCACATATTCCACCCTGGATCCTCTTACCCTGAGGCCCTTTCCTCTGTGCCATTCCTTCCCTGAATACCACAACTCTACTATTCCCCTTTACGCGAGACTCTGCCACCTTtccaggctggaagccagagcctTGGTAAGAGCTTCCCAGGGACCAGAGCCACAGTGAGGTGCCCCACACcttccacattttaaaatcatctCTTTGACTCAGTCCCCACAgcagagaactcctggaaacacctgaggatcAAAgattgaactgggggaagtgctggtcttGGGCTAAAAGGATTTCTAGCCTCTATGAGAACATGATGGACTGCTAGTATGATCAGTCAGGTTGACAAACATCTAATTCATATCCTGTCTTTAGTATGTTAGGTTCAGTTTGTAGGTCAGTTTacttgctaggtaatctgctttgatctgtttgctatcgcTTGTATTCACATAAAATCTTTCtttagttaatacatttgttttattttttatcattACCAGTGTGTTTTGAGTGAACCCTGATGTGCACAGCTACAACACTCACACCATAGCAACTCTACTATATTTAACATAGTCCATCGATACATTCAGCGCAGTCAAAAACACTCCAACTTAACAAGATAGATAGAGAATGTACATCTACACttccatatactcacaccatcccttgtaCAACAACCTGAAGTGTTATCAGTCATcatcctcatcaccatcaccttccccatcaccaccaatgGCCATCAGTCTGACACCTCCCAAAGACTACATCTCCTTACTGCCCCTAGGCTGGGATGACACTTTTATAATTTGTTACGCTGATGCCATTATATTTGATACATATTCAGCAGAGGATTTCTCCCCCCCCactttccttatttgtatttcctccccttaCTAATGTTGGAGTGTCTTTTTCCCCTAGGTTAGTGTAACAgggcggactcacccctgcggcgccttcTGCTGGtaccttctgggaattagctcaccagccccggagcgccctctgcaggccaatgtCTCGCTACTTGCTGCTTCTGGGCCCCGTCTCCCTCCCAGACCtggcttttatagggccagctgggtctgtttggggcatggccacagctgaggctgcctccccaatcagcccagcctaagggTCCCAGCTCCAGCCCTCTCCAAGGCCTGGCTTTTAACATTTCAGGCCgggagtgggtgaccaccccgctacagttagtatatcaatgatctcaacttattattattatatacgTCACTTTAATATTCTTGGCCCTTTTGTGGTTAGGTATCACACTTGTTATTTCTGTCCTAACCTGTTATTTCAGGTTTTTCCaagttgtggtgtacctgttaagtttaaaagggtacgtgtgatgggttggatcacagaaacctcccTGGGGTTGTCAACTGATGCatcaagactacttctgcccctgctttcctgccctggtgGCTTAGgtcttcagtgccctgcctggtttgaacAAGACCCACTAGCCTgcagcaaacccagacccaggtctgaaccccaacagctgtaggcttaacttGAAgtaacttacagaagtgttcctgcctttaacactcagatgtctgccctctataacactgggAGACATATGCACAGTTGccacccccccccaggtattaatgcatactctgggttaattaatacataaaaagtgattttattaattacaaaaagtaggatttaagtggttccaagtagtaacagacagaacaaagtgaattaccaagcaaaataaaatgaaacatgcaAGTCTGTGTccaagaaactgaatacagataaaaacctcacccagtaagcttccttttacagactagtctcttTCTAGTCAGCTTTAACACATCATACATGGACCTTATGCTCTAGCCCATCACCgtctatctaggtgaaaggtcccagacatatctatgctaactttgccttagctcaacatacaggaCATGGCCTGTAAGTCCCTTGCGTTACAGCCAAACTACTTTAATATAAACTTATTACAacctattttaataaaaaaatagctAAACCATAAGACAATAAGAAATCCACaagaaaagatatataggcaagcaagcagaTTAGCCCTAAAGGCTACacttgtgaaggccaaaagagtAACTAGTCCAAAAGAGAatcagataagttcatggagaataagtCCATCAAtatctattagccaagatagtcaaggatgcaaccccatgctctgggtctctaaacctctgattgccagaagctgggagcagaCAGAGTGGATGGATCGCTCAATACTTCCACTCCTCTGTTCCCTCTCAAGTATCTTCACAGGCCACTATCAGAAGAAAGgacactgggttagatggaccattggtctgacctcataagactgttcttatgttcttaaattcttCTGCTGATCAATGGGCTACTGAGTCACAGAACTGGCATAGCCACCCTAGCAGACGTTCAGGGGATGCTCAGTGTGGGAAGCTGATGGGTGATGAGGGCTGTCACTTAGGGGTGCGGTCCTCTAGCATGAGGGACAGAGGCTCATAATTTCAGCTATAGCTGGGCTGGAAAAGAAAGGTTTTTTCCCtccatgaaaaattttgaccCAGCcccaaatgtttcctttttatcattttttgagTGAGTTTTCATAGAAAATGGATATTTTGTCTCTGAAAGCTCAGCTGCCATGATACTGTCCAGCTGTAACTAagtagcaggggggagggatagctcagtggtttaagcattagcctgctaaaccgagggttgtgaattcaatccttgaggaggccacttagggatctagggcaaaaattggtcctgctagtgtaggtagggggctggactcaatgacctttcaaggtcccttccagctctaggagattggtatatctccaattattattattatattatgtaGATCTTCAAGAGAAATTGGAGGCTTTTCATCTGCCTCATCCTCATAACGTAAATGAAGGTTGCATTGATGGGATCTATGGCTGCACTATGGGTATGGAAAGGTCGAAACCTCCCGACCAGACTAGGGCTGGGGTACTGTGTTCATCAACTTCTCTAACCAGccctcccatctctgtgcagccccctcctccctgtgcAAGGCCCCTTCAGCAGATCCTGTGGGCAGTGGCTGCTGTGACAGGCCCTGGTAGCACATCTCTGATGAACCTGtgctagcagggagctggagagggtcCTACAGCAGTTGCGGAGGCTCAGAGATTGTGGGTGGGAGGGGTCTAGCTGCCAGTGGATCACTGAGATCTGTGCCTAACTTTGGGATCTCTGGATCCTGGATCCCCATTTCCATTCCTCATGGAGAAGAGAAggtaccccccaccccataaTGATGCCAGGAAATTATATGGAATCCTCCTTCCCTGGTCTGCACCCTGGGTTTGTAATGAAGGAAAGGGGACTGCTGGAGAGAAATCTGCTTCttatttatattattattctattttattttatttcatcaaGATCACAGCTGTGACAGCATCACCATTACTGCTCAAGTTAGCCTTCTGACTAATTGGAACCATAAACAGTGATGACAAGCCCAGATTCCAGGAGTAGACCCTGCAACAGGGCTGGCTCTGCAGTCCAGTTGGGTAGCATCACCACACATCACCTGTGATTTGGCTTTCTGCAGTTTGCCATTGGCCGTGACGGGGTTAAAGATAATGTACGTGAAAccaagcagctgaggttccctgatggccaagtggcccccaagggaatgtgcagacatgcttcataaagacagtTTCCTCCCGATTTGAACAGACACTgcctgctgcctgtgcaacctctTGGATGACTCCTTGTCCTTTAGGGTGAAGATCTCTGGTGTCAGCGGCTCCCCTTTTGCAGGAAGTGGGTACGTTGGCAGGTTTCACTACCTTTAAAATGCGAAGTGAATGGAACAGGCTGCAAACTGTTTCCATTTGCAGATGTTCTGTGCAGTGGCCGAGGATTCAGCTGGGCTGTCGGAGTTACTCAGTGACAGTGGCTGGAGGGCAGGCAACGGTAGGTAACTTGGGAATCCCTCACCTACATCTGCCATGCAGCTCCATGAGTTATTCAAATTGCACAAAAATCTGATATTCAAAGCGAGTTTGGAGTGTTAAAACTCTCAGGGGGGGATAGCTCACTGGCTTGACCCAGtgttgtgaattcagtccttgagggggccacttagggatctagggcaaaaaatcagtactcggtcctgctagtgaaggcagggggctggatttaatgacctttcaaggtcccttccagttctaggagattggtatatctccaattataaaatataaaactCCAAAGCCCCAAATCAGCATTTCTGAAGGTACCACGTGCTCTTGGCCCAATCCTGCCAGGGACTGAGCAAGAAGAGACCCCATGGAATATCACTGACTAGTTCCAAAATTGTCTCAGTTTTATTTTCTCAGGGAAATTTAATTAGCAAATGCATTTTCAAAGGTTTTATTCTGTGGCTTGATTGTCAACACAGGAATTGAGATTTGCGTTGCTCTGTGGTAACAGCTGCAATAGGGCAAATTTCCATTTCCTGACTGGCTGAGGGCTCCAGCATTTCTACGATGTAGATACCCCTCAGAGTTACAGGGCTACCTgcatctctgccccctctctggtcTTTCAGTGCCACATGTCAGGCCTTGCAGTCTTCCCTCTCATAGGGTGCTTCCCCAGCAGGTCTGAGTGGGTTCGGCTCCTGtggttcttccctttgggagtctGTGACTAGTGGTGAGACATGTGACCAGTCAGCCTCCTTGAACTGTTTAATATGGGGAATGAAGCATAACATAGGAGAATCAGAGGGTTTCAAAACAGCAGTCTGTACACGACTCTGACCCCAAGCCCTCCTGCGCTGACAGGGACCCAGACAGGCCGAGGGCCTTCAGACTTCCCCAGCGGTGTCTGTGCCTGCCAGTCTAAAGAGATTCTCACGACAGCTGCCCCAACTCTGGACCCACTCACAGCGCTGGAAAAACAAGCTGTGTAACGTGGCAGGAGCCCGGAAATAGGCTCTTCCCAGCTTGTAGCTCCGGTGTTGTCTCTCGACCTCCTTGCGGAGGGTCACTTACATTCAGGGTCATGAACACAATCCCTCTCAAATACCACTGCCAGTCTTTCCAAAAAGGTATGAGAGAACAGAACCGCCGGTCTTTGTTTTAGTATTGTTACAGAACTGAGGTGCAGGAATGGGGAGTGTTATATTAGTTGTAAGAAATTTATGCCCATCACCTCATACATGAGCATGGCTGAAGTAATTTGCACACACAAGTGGATATTAGTGCAAACGTAGTGTTTGCATACTGACCCTTTTGTGATGCCaatccctcccccgcccagctgAAGTAACTGTCTGTGTTCATTTGTAACTTGCCAAGTATCTATAGACCCTTGCACGGGGAGAGATGCAGGTCCAGTGAGATAGATTAAATGCTCAGGATTCAGTTAATATTGGCcaggcaaagcacttcagcttccCTTGGAGGGATTCTTGGGGTCAGAGTGTATCACCGGGAGCATATGGTAAGGGAAAGTTAAGAGAACCCGGTTCTGACTGAATTTACGcatgtaaatctggagcaacCCAGTTGAAGTCACTGTTATTGAATTAAGAACCTGGCACTAAGAATTTATCCTACGTGCTGGAAAGAGACAGTAGAATAATTGAAAGTCTCAGAAGTggagaaaataaaaagtatatATATGAGGCAATGAAACACGTTTATAAAAGGCTTCAATGCAGGGCAGATAAATACAATGACCGGCTTCACCATGCACTTGCCATGTGTTTATAGACATCATGATACAATGGGCCATTTCAGAAGTGGACGGCCAGAAAGGGTGTCTGTTGAAGGTCACAACTATAAAATCACACCGTGCTCAAGTAGgctgtggagctcccagccacaagATAACAATGGGGCCAAAAGCTTCTCAGAATTCAACGAGAGATGGAATGTTTAAATGGGTAATCAGGAAATCCAATTACAGTACTGagaatttttcttaaaaatgtcTTGTAAGGGCTCTACACCTTCTTGCTTTACACAACAAAATATGTCTAACTTTCCCTGGGATCAGGGTGTCTCTTAGTTCCCTATTGCAGGGCTTCCTCCATCTTCCATTGCAGCATCTTGTACCAgccactggatactgggctagacagactgTAGGTCTGATCTAGTCTGGCAATGCCTATCTGCATATTGGTAGTATCAATCCAAGACAACGTTTTTGCTGATTTTCCTTGAGGTCCTGGGAATCTCTAGATTTGCACTGAGAGCAGAAAGATGTCTCGCTAAATATCATCAAGTGtcctgttctttttcttttcaggaaCGAAAGTTCGAAAGTCTCTGGATCTGCCCAGTacattatgtcagctgtcaatgacaccaaattcaACTCTGTAGTATTCCTTCTCACTGGGATACCTGGGATGGAAAATGTCCATATCTGGATCTCTATCCCCTTCTGCTTAATTTATGTTATTTCAATAGTAGGAAATTCtgtcattctgttcattataaaaacagattcaagcctccatgagcccatgtacattttcctttccatgttggccatcACGGACCTTAGCTTATCGATAGCCACCATACCAACGATACTGGGCATATACTTGTTTAACTCTAGGGAAATCAGCCTCAATGCCTGTTTTGCCCAGTTGTTCTTCGTCCACTCGCTTTCAAAAATGGAATCCTCCGTGCTCttgttgatggcctttgaccgcttcATTGCGATCTGTAACCCACTGAGATATGCCTCCATCTTAACCCTGCCAAGAATAGCCAAGATGGGACTGGTGGCTGTTCTAAGATCGGTTGCTGTAATACTTCCTCTCCCCATTCTCCTGACACGGTTCCAATACTGTCGAGacaatgtcctctcccattcctactgcctaCACCAGGACGTCATGAAGGCAGCTTGTTCAGACATCTCAGTGAACAGCATCTATGGCTTGTTTGTTAAAGTCTTCACAGTTGGGTTGGACTCGTTCCTCATCTTCCTCTCTTATGTGATGATCGTCAAAACTGTGCTGAGTGTTGCATCCCACAAAGAGTGCCTGAGGGCCCTGAACACCTGTGTCTCCCACCTCTGCGCTGTCGTGCTCTTCTACATATCAGATATCGGCCTGGCTTTGATACACAGATTTGGAAATAGCTCTACTCACTTGCTTCAGATTATCCTGGGCTACGTCTACCTGCTGGTCCCGCCCCTGATGAACCCAATCGTGTACAgcgtgaaaagcaaacaccttcgtgAGAGGATAATCAGGGTGTTTGTCAAGTGAAGGGTCAGTTCATATCCTGGCTCCAGCACTGGTGACATGGGAGAGGAAAAACACAAGCAATGGCCATGGCCACATATTCCATCCTGGAacttcttcccctgaggccctttcctctgccccatctcttccttGAAGATGACACCTCTACTATTCCCCTTTGCCGGACACTCTGCCCCCTTTCCAGGCTGGAAGTCAGAGCCAGGCcttggtaagagctgcccagcaACCAGAGCCACAGTGAGGTGCCCCACACCTTCCACATTTTATCCCCCAGGATGTACAAGTCAGGGAATGTGGAGAGTTTGGGGCTTCCTACAGCAACCTGTGATCCCAAgacagctcttaccatggcctgacTCTGGCTTGCCTGGGAGGTGCAGCGTCGGTGAACGTGGAGGAGCAAGAGGCTGGGCTTAGTGAGAAGATATAGGGCAGGGGACAAGGCTTCAGGGAAAAAGAGGAATGGGGTCTGAACCAACACTTACCACAGGAATCAGGACAGTGGGGTTGATGCTGAGTAAAggaggaggctggggctggagagtaGGAGATCTTGTGTTTTGGAGAAAACTGAATTAATGTGACCCCACAAAGGGGGTTCTTTGTAACTCCACAAAGGGGATGCTTGTTTTAACTATCCCAGGCTGAGAGGGAAGGGCAGGGTGCCTGCAGGGCCACCTCAGACCCCAGTTGGGCACTCTGGGGTGGCCCCATCCAGAGGGATTTGGCCAGAGTGGGTTGTGCTCTTGGAAGCTGTTACCAATGGGTGGATGTCCACccagcccccaggctgctctaaactCCGCTGAGGCAGGGGGAGAACAGGCCAGTGAATCAAACCCCTGTAACTGGCTCCCTGCCAtccctgctctctgcagcacaTGGGGGAGCTCTGCTGGCACAGCAGAGAATGCAACTGGTCCTGACACTGCTCAGGTGTCTGGAAGGCTGGTCCTGTGCTCTGGGCAAGGCTCGGTAGCTCCAGACAGCTGGGTTGGATTCCCAGGCCATGCGTGACTGTGGCCATTGGATGTCTCTGCACAGGTGGATAACAGCCTTGCCCTGCTTCACAGCGGTGGTGAGAAGATAAATACATTCAATGCGGTGAGAGACTCTGAGACTCAAAAATCATTGTGGTGTCAGGGTTCCACACAGCAACACCTCTGACATTTGTCTTCAAAAGGCCTCTTACCACAGCCCCTGtgacagctgcttctgggaagccCTGAGACTCCAACTCCTTGGTGTCTGTGGCAGATGTGCAGGTAACAGTGAGGGTTAAGTAGTGGATTTCTGAGAGTAATGCTGGAGTGTCACAGAGATTCCAGGAGTTTCAGCACAGTCACAGAACCAGTGATTGTAAGTCACTGAGGCTAAATGGGTCTAACTGCCAAACTATGGATCAACGGCCTTGGGGGCCTCGTCTTAGATGTCTGGCTGGGAGAAAGCAGTTTGAGGGGAAAGGTCAGTTCCACACCTTGGCCCTGTAACAGGGACCCGGCTGAGCACTATGGTGACCATTAGATTATCGAGTCTGACCTACTGGAGAATTTTTCCCAGTTTACCCCCATACTGAGCCCAATGACTTGCATCTGATTATAGCATCACTTCTGTTCATCTAAAGCATCTAATATGGCTTGTATCTGATTATAGCATCACTTCTGTCAATCTAAAGTGTATCTTTTAGGAAAGCATCTAATATGGGCTTGGAGATATCAGGAGAATCCACAATGTCCTTTAGTAGTTAGTTCCCCTGGTTAATCACCAACACAGTTAAAAATATGTCCCTCATTTCCAAATTCATTTTCTctggcttcaatttccagccattggtccttgttatacctttccctgATAGGTTAAAGAGACCAATAGTTCCTGGTATTTCATTCCTGTAAAAGTGCTTGTACACTGTTATCAAGTCAGTTCTCAATCTTTCTTAGTTCAACTCCCCACATGCCAGTTTATACAGCCAAGGGGAAGTGGGAACCGAGCAAGGAGGAGAAAGATGTATTAGTCAGTGATGATTGTGAGCCACAAGTGTGATGCAGGAGTGAACAAAGCAAATGAGATCATAGAATGTGTCAGGCGAGATAGGGAAGATAGGGAAGTATTAATATCCTTATAACCCTCCTTCCAGCACTACAAGCAGAAGAATTCTGCATGGTCTCCTGCCGGTCGAAATGACAGTTTGGACTTCTACACAGAGTGCTTCCGTAGATGTGCACGGactgaaattgtgaacaaacagcatcacttgccccgtAACTTCAGCAGGGCAACGCCATCCACAgtctcagaaacaactctgacattttaGGGCCCGACAAatgaggtgctgtcgtcatcatgaacgGGTCGGATATGAagaggaggctgccaggcaactctccaacaccacattctccAACGCCACTATTCTCTGATTCTACTGATGGATACCAAAAGAAAGTACACcgtctgctcaagaaactccctacTATAGTACAGggacaaatctacacagacacacccataGAGCTCATagagtattctatctgctacccaagatccataaacctggaatccctggacaccccatcatctcaggcattgacactcttacagcaggattacctggctatttggactctctgCTCAGATCCTATgataccagcactcccagctatctttgagataccactgacttcctgaggaaac
Proteins encoded:
- the LOC123361770 gene encoding olfactory receptor 51G2-like, which gives rise to MSTVNDTKFNSVVFLLTGIPGLEDVHVWISIPFCLMYVISIVGNSVILFIIKTDPSLHEPMYIFLSMLAITDLGLSIATMPTILGIYLFHSGRISLNACFAQIFFIHSLSKTESSVLLLMAFDRFIAICNPLRYSSILTPPRIAKMGLVAVLRPVAMILPLPILLKRFRYCRDNVLSHSYCLHQDVMKAACSDISVNSIYGLFLTFFTVGLDSLLIFLSYVMILKTVLNVASNTECLRALNTCVSHLCAVVLFYISDIGLAFIHRFGNSSTQLLQIILGYVYLLVPPLMNPIVYSVKSKHLRERIIRVFVK
- the LOC123351404 gene encoding olfactory receptor 51G2-like; the encoded protein is MSAVNDTKFNSVVFLLTGIPGMENVHIWISIPFCLIYVISIVGNSVILFIIKTDSSLHEPMYIFLSMLAITDLSLSIATIPTILGIYLFNSREISLNACFAQLFFVHSLSKMESSVLLLMAFDRFIAICNPLRYASILTLPRIAKMGLVAVLRSVAVILPLPILLTRFQYCRDNVLSHSYCLHQDVMKAACSDISVNSIYGLFVKVFTVGLDSFLIFLSYVMIVKTVLSVASHKECLRALNTCVSHLCAVVLFYISDIGLALIHRFGNSSTHLLQIILGYVYLLVPPLMNPIVYSVKSKHLRERIIRVFVK